The window cttagcttgtccaacctctcccttttacacagacccttgagtcctggcaacatccttgtatatgtcTTCAGCACTCTTCCAAGTTGAATAACATATTTGTTATAGACACTGCCCTGACTACATATTTTGTTGGAGAAAGAGGACCAAATATTATCCAAACTGGATAATCTGGCTGATGGGACAGGAAACCACTTCCTTTCTTGAGACAAGTCTCCTGGAGAGAACTGGCTGGCTGACTGATCTACTGACCCTCACAGTGCCCCACTGCCCTCAGTTATCTGGAGGGAGTCCACACATTTGCCTAAGGTGGTGCTTGAAACCTTTATCATCTTTGGGATGGATCCCCATTCATTCCGTGCTATGGAGTCatgcagcctggaaacagacccttcagaccaaccagtccatgatccccaactaaactagtgccacccATCTGCTCCTGGCCTGTATCCAGTTTGTTAATCGTTTTATTCATTTGTTCACCGTTATAGTTGGATAAATAAATTGCtgattgttgattttaaagtgttgGGGATTTATTCTTATCACTAGAGCAGGTTACACCACTTTTCATGCTAATTTTACAGATTATTAGGTGACACGGTCCTCTGGgtgtttctgtttgagaaaggcgGTGCTGTCAGCCTTCGCTTTATAAGAGTATTGACGtgatgtactgctgaatgcaatggAGTCAACATGAATCGCAGCCTCTCACTGTGGTTGTGGGTGAATCACCTTAATTTGGCTCTTAACTCAGAAACTGCACACAattaactgctgaaacaatgatttacacTTTATTGTATGTAACAACACAAATAAAACTCAAGTAACCAAGTTCAACCTCACTCACAACTTGGCTATCTCCCAATTGATGGCTGAATTTAACTGAGTTTCCACCAACAGTTTATGTCTCTGGAAGTGTCCAGGGATTCAATGCAGCATTCTTCTTCCAAGTACTGCTGCTACATCATTCTGAGGTTGAATTCTGGTGGAGATTCCTCACTTTCAAATCTGTGATGTGATGTTTCTTTCGATTCTAacaccacctccccacacttCTGGAGATCTCTGGTCTGTAGCTTACCTTCTTATCCTCGAGGTTTAGTGCTTTGTTTGATACAGCCTTTCCTGCAAAAAACCCTTTTACGTCAGGGCCTTCCTTCCACAGACAAACTTAATTGTCCTTTTGTCATGAGGTTATTAAACACTTAGCTCATCTGTCCCAGGAAACAGTTTGTTGTTTTGCGTCCTTCTTCCCAGGGATGGTTAactagcagaaattaggccattcagtctgctccactattcaatcattgcTGATACGTTCCTCAACCcaattctccccgtaacccttgatactTAAGAATGGTTaagtcagctccaccattcaatgagctgaatggcctaatttgtgCCTCTGAGGTCTTCTGATGTAGCAGTTTCTCAGTGGCCCTTTTGTTTCTTGGTCCAGAAAGAGTTCCTGCTGACTCAGGGAGTTTGGAAAGTTCTGCAGTTTAAAGGAccacaccacattcccctctgccTCCTCTTGCGATAGTGGCAATTCCCAAGATCCCTTGGTATCCCTGAAAACAATCCAGGTGTCTGGACATCTCTGCTGCTACTCTGGAAcagaaggattatggggagaaaattcagaaatctgatgtgCAAACAGACTatggagttctactccaggattctcaaggtaaacttgcaggttgagtcattggttaggaaggcaaatgcaatgaaggCATTTATTTTGAtcagacttgaatataaaagcaggaatgtacttctgaggctctgtaagTCTCCGGtcaggccacaattggagtactgtatgtagatttgggccccatatctcaggaaggatgtactggccctggaacgtGTTCAGAGGTGGTTCAAAAGAATGGTCCAGGAATGAAAAATTTAACATAAGAACATTAGAGGACTCTAGGTTTAAActtcatggagttcagaaggattgggggtggggtgggatctaattgaaacctacagaataATGAACggtgtggatgttgggaagatgtttccattggtaggacaaACTAGAACCTGAGGGCTCAGCTTTCCTgtcaagggaagaccctttagaacagaggggagagaaacttcttcagccagagtatggtgaatctatgaaattcactgccacagaaagctgcgGAGGCCAAGTTACTGAGTatacttaagactgagatagctaggctcttgagtatcaaggggatcaaggagttcggggagaatggggttgagaaacgtatcagccgtgattgaatggtgaagtagactcaatgggctgaatggcctaatttctgctcctatggtcttatggtatgCTGATgtgggaggggggaaaagagatgaagagagaaagacagttaaGGTGAAGCTCGATAGAGATGAAGGAAATATAAGAATTGTATGATAAATGGCAGAACACATAGGAGCACTGGCATAGAGGGGTCTGGGCATATAGATCCGTGGAAGTGGTAATGCAGGTGGGCACGGTGGTCAAGAAGGTACACAGCACGCTTCCTTGAATGTAAGAGTTACATTACAGCTGTTTATTCTGGCCACattcggaatattgtgtgcagttctggtcactgtgctACTGGAAGGATGTGGGTGCTCTGGCTGAGGATACAGACAAGGTTCACCAGGACATTGCCCAGTCTGGAGGGCTCTCGTTATGAGCAGAGGAGGCATAAAcctggattgttttctttggaaaaaCAGAGGCTGAAAAGAGACCTCGACAAAATGATGAGAGACACAGATTGGCTGGACAGGGGTGGCAGGGTAGCTCAGCGGTTCGCACTGacacctcatagtgccagggacctgcgttAGATTTTAGTGTCAGGCAACtagctgtgtggagttggcagaTTATCCCTGCACCCcacctcccgtgtctgcgtgggcttcctctggctgctctggcttcctcctacaatccaaacatgtataggttagggtggattagcgaTGCTatgttacccatagtgtccagggagaggcaggttaagttggattgtctgtgtgtaaattgccccattgttcagggatgtgtaagttcggtgcattagtcaggagtaaatgtagctAATGGGGTAAGGGAACGGGTCTCTATGTGTTAATCTTTAGAGGGCCGGtattgacttgttgggctgaatggactgtttccacgctggagggattctgtgataGTCAGAGGTGTTTTTTTCCCCTCCAAAGTGGAAAGGTCAACtaaaagagggcacaggttcaaggtgagcaGGGGACTGTTTgggggagaggtggtgggggtggggaaatcacacagaggggtggtgggggttcctggaacgcactgccagtgcAGGTAGTGGAAGCAGGCACCTTAACAATGTTTAAGGTGTATCTTGATAAACACATGAACGGGAGGtgaacagaggaacagaaaccacacatgggcaataaatagcaGGTCTAAGTAAGGATTAAGAATTAGCACAggcttgagggtgtgtgtgtgcctaaACCAAGTGAGACGGGCCTgagactgtgctgtattgtattgATACAGCTTTCCCCCACTATTTGAAAGTAAagtgttcctttcataagccGAAATGGCCTAAATCGAAGAAGCAATTACCATGAATTAATTTGTATTATGCCTTTCTTTGTAAAAGCGacaatcctcttcagatttctttcggtTTGTGGGAGCAGGTATTAATGTAGGTCTTTTGTAAAAGTGAAGTAGTGTAAAGCGAACTTTGAAAAAGTGGGGGATACCTTTATGCTGATGGAGGGAAGATGGGGGGCAATGAAGAGGGGTGGATGGAGGCTCAGGTGGAGAATAAACACAGAGACCAATTGAGCAGCTTGGCCTGGTTCTGTGCTGGAGActcaatgggatagagacaaatgtatctatttcaggTATACCTGCAGAATGCTCCATCCAGGATAAAAAATGTCCTACATCTGCTTCAGCATACAGGGCAGATGAGCagtttctccccggtgtggaccaagaGGTGATGAGACTGAGTGAAGCCTTTCCCGTGCTGAATGCAGGTGAATGGCCGCTGCCTGGTGTATAAATGCTGATGAATATCGGGCAGGCGAGGAAGGGAAACCGTTCCTACATTCCCCGCATTTTCATGATTTCTCCATGGTGCGGGTGTCCTCGCACTTCTCCAGGTTCAACAATCAGTTGAAACTCGCTCACGCTTACAgcatgtgtgtggtgttactggtGAACCCTCTGATTATTGGAGGACTCTCATTCAGTCTGTATAGCATGTTCCAGTCACTGctctggtgtgtgggtgtgtgagactctgagtttccagtcacactgacgcTTAAAACCTAACAAAGCAGGCAGACCTTCTCCCCTTTGTTTTCAAGGCCATCAATATCCAAGTCCTGGTGAATCAATCGACTGTCAGACTTCGATGTGATGTTTGGTCTGAGATTTCTGCCTCCAAATTCTTCTCTTGTAATATTCCTGTGGAAAGAGATTGCAAAGGTCATCTCTGTCAGTCCACAATAGAAAGTCAAAACACACAATTCTAGTTTCTGTGGAACATTCTTTCCTCTCTTAATACCCAAGATCTTTGTGCTGATCTATATGTAAATGAATACAGCAGGGTAATGTGGTGGATTGCATACTCCATGAAGAGTTCACTCAAGTTGCTGAATGAACATCTATCGTGCGGTATTGACGTTCTTACTGAAGATATACAATATTCTGCAGTACAATATTATGAGCCCAGAAACAACTGCAAATCAGGATTTTAGAGCCATAAACATTCCATCAAATACGTAACATATACCCCAGACTTATCTGTCTTATATTAACGCACTGTTGTCTTACATTTCCAGAAGACTCAGATTTAAGTTTGAAGTGTGACTTTTTGTAAAAGAAGCTGTCTTTTGGACTTCTTCCATGCCATACTGACTCTATTACTGGAAAGACATCCATACAACCAGGATTCATGGATCGTGAGGCTTATCTTTACCCTCTTATAATTTTCTGTTGCATAAATGTTTCGACGAATGCCAACGCTTTTcaccagtcatagagtcagagacataaagcacagacacagatccttcaatctaacttgtccacgccgaccagatatccaaaattagtctagttccatttgccatcacttggtccatatccctctaaacccttcctattcatatccccatccagatgccttcaccacttcctctggcagctcattccatacactcatcacCCTCTGCAAAAAAAGGTTGACtgcaaggtcccttttaaatttttcccctctcgccctaaacatACGCCCTCTAATTCTGCACtccccctatcccagggaaaagaccttgtctatgcaCCTCATCCACACCcaagtttttataaacctctttaaaaaacacacactcaacctgcgatgctctagggaaaacagccccatcttattcagcctctccttgtggTTCAAACCCTCCTACCCTGGCAATagccttgtgaatcttttctgaatcctttcaagtttcacaacctccttctgataggagggaagaccagaattgcacacaatattccagaagaagccGACTGAAGCTGACTtttgcagagtctgctccctGCTTGGATTCATATTTCTGCCTCCAGTTGCTGCAAGTGAACAGTgcttccccccttctctctccctcccaggataAGGAATGGAAAGGGGGAGACATTGCTTCACTCCCAGATTTTGCCCAGAATAGCCCCCCTATTGTCTGAATGCACAAGTtggaccatgagcttctgaagctactgctgctcctctctctctgaatgaagattgagcttcaccccagactgcaatTCCCTTCCTCTGTCCAAACATTTGTGAGCACAGCACATCTTTGTTGAAGTAAGGCATCTTTCCTGAATGTTACAATTAAAGGGGTGTCTTCCCCCTGATATTCAAAGGGATGGTCAGTCAGAGAAGGACCATGCCTTGTGTTGTGTGACATGTGTGACAGTTGCAAcaggatgtcccaactcctatgctcaattcaaagtttgtgagaagatttgtagctcgggtgctcattgttgtggttctgttcgccgagctgggaatttgtgttgcagacgtttcatcccctgtctaggtgatatcctcagtgcttgggagcctcctgtgaagtgcttctgtattgtttcctccggcatttatagtggtttgtctctgccgcttccggttgtcagttctaactgtccgctgcagtggccatattgggtccaggtcaatgtgtttgttgatagaatctgtggatgagtgccatgccagagaacagccagggaattcctagaagtatggcctCTAggcatttttccagcaccacatttttcaactctggatctgggacaaggtgtgtggtgtgggggtgggtggaggggaggggaaataaggaaactggtgaaatctacattgatcctatGCAGTTAGtgcgtcccaaggcagaagacgaGGTGTTCTTCCTACAAGCGTCAGGTAGCTAGAGCTTGGAGGGGGAGGCAGCAGAatacttgcatgtccttgatggattgggagggggagttaaagcgttcagccacaaggcggtggggtCGTTTAGTTTTGGCGTCCCACagctgttccctgaaatgttctgcaaattGGCGTCCAGTCTCCCGAATGTGgcagagaccacatcgagagcaatggacgtATAAATAAATCTTATAAACAAATTGTACAAATTGTATAAACAAATTTGTTAAATTAAACAAATTTAACTTTAATTAAGTTAAAGAAAATTTTAATTAAATTGGGTGACTACATGAAACGGTTTGTTCGTCAGACTCAAGTCATCATCCTCAAATGAGACAATGCCATTAATATCAGTGAACTGCTTTTTTGTTAgaaccacaagttcttgatttattttcacaacttactgatattcacatctgcacatttaatgtcaaactctgacatcagaaatgacATGACACCATTATTTTTTTCTTACAATAATCCAACAAACAAATTAATAACACAGTGAATACCAAGTATCATTaatctgaaattaaatttgaccaaataaaatgtaaaatcaagatgtgagataacaaatgggggaagggcagaatgcaagaaatgcagcatcatagaaggtGCTCCTCCAGGGAGTGTATTTTACCAACTACAACTGTTAAATATAAACAAACtatgggatataggtaaattaatgttacttctgcatttCTGCAAtttcattttacaaagtaaaatgaactcacagcagtgtgtaattgttttagccacgagctgagtcaacaagaatggaaacgatgtggaggaaatatataattgtttttgtattagctaaacctgtatgtcagaaggtagacattacgggcaaatagataagatgttgtgaggggatgaagttaagctagatatgcctgtacaaaaagtaggtataaacatctgcttcccacttttacaaaaacacagaaacaaaccccaattaaaagggtcatagggatcagaacagcctcgggaaaggcacagatgaaggggggagataatgatgaagaaagaatatgcccaacaatgacctacagcaggatgaggtcaaacagccttgtgaggccaggaataagcattttgtcacagacaaggccggataaggcaagagataaacaggggtaatgggggccggtcttagggaagtggatgatgtaagcaggggaggagcgATGTAAAgcaaaagacatcaaatcatataaatattatgtatgaattgaacttggtgtgtgtatgtcctctgccttataggcactggacatctcacccacttgcaagtgtcaAATAAAGGACgctgctgattcagattttgtctcggactgcaattattgaggtgtgtgagctttgtttctcacaatcagTGAACTGCTTTTTTGTTAgaaccacaagttcttgatttattttcacaacttactgatattcacatctgcacattcgatgtcaaactctgacatcagaaatgacATGACACCATTATTTTTTTCTTACAATAATCCAACAAACAAATTAATACACAGTCAATACCAAGTCTCATTAATAtaaaattaaatttgaccaaatAAAATGTAAAATCGAGATGGGAGATaacaaatgggggaagggcagaaggcaagaaatgcagcatcaaagaaggtgctcctccagggagtgtattttaccaactacaactgctcaatataaacaaacactctgacatgatcctccggttttaatgtaaaccatagccccatacagtaggtaccatttaaataagttaatagatacaagccttgagcaaatccagcctccagccggaccccccgcttcttggagctcggaccttcctccagctccggggggttgttgagctcctgggctccggccgccgccgaagaagccgcgggcgccggctctctctcctccaccgccgacatttttaatttgttttctcgttcacccggtaaccgtcacctccccctccctccctccgtcagaaaccgcccgctgagtcgatgagaaaaccgcagcctcgcgccgccatctttgtttttcttcttcaTTCCGTCTCCTCCTTCACTGGAGCGCGTCATCCACGCTCCCTCCAATCAGAGTGCACCTTACTCCACCTGACCAATGGCGGCCGGCTTTGCTGGTCGTGTTGGCCCCACCTCTGCAATATCTCTCTCTGATTAGTCGGTACCGACCACAAGCTTTGGGATTGGTGGGGAATTTCACAATTACGTCAGTGTATCCGCCCTTTTCAttcccattcattcattgaacaGCAGATGACCCAGTTTACTGCAACGGGCTCTGGGGCTATAGTGGTAGTGTCACATATTCACGATTTTTAACGTGATCAACCAATTCAACTGTGGCATCTCCACATCCACTCATTCAACCGAAGAGGGCTCAATTTAATGTAATGGGCTCCGAGGTTATAATATTTGTATCCCATGTTGAGAAGAAACCTCTCCCCATTCATTCAATAGAAGAGGGTCTATTTGCTGCAGAAGTTTTTTTTAAGGCGCAGTGGTACTGTCCCTACCTTCGAGTCCTGAAATCCCACAGCTATGAGGATGCGTAATAACAAATTTTGTAGTcataagtcacatgacaccaggtttatagtccagcaggtgtGTTTGGATGGGATCTTAGAGAAATATATTAAATTATGAAAGAAATAGAAATAGGATTTTCTACTGGTAGGTGAGACTAGGATAAGGGCGCATGGCCTCAAAGATTAGAGGTAGCAGGTTTAAAACTGAACAGGGAAGAAACTTCTTCACGGGAGGGTtgtcaatctgtggaattccttgcccagggaagtatttgacactacttcagtaacCACGAGAAGATAAttcttttatttttcaaaaacgTAAGGGACATGGTGAAAACGCAGGTAAGTGGAGCATAGTCCACGAAAAGATTAGTCATGATTTTAAGGGCCGGAAGGCCGACTCTTGCTCCGAGTTCTTATGCTCTTatgttgaaatcacaagcttttggagtgtagtCACTTCAGCAGATGAAGTCATGAGAAAACAAGTACAGGAAAgagaatttagataaatgaaagACAGAGCATCTCAACGGTCAATTACTTACTCCCATTCCTATTTCTGATGATCTTACCACACAGCAAGTTGTgttttccaaacattaattttatttcCATCATTTAAAAAACAAATATTTAAGGTGAACAGTTTGTGTCCAAGTGGAGGAAAAACATTGTGACCCACAACAATTTATACAGCACTGTGAATATCATAAACCCTCTCATGAGATATCATAGGAACAATTAATAAACTAGATTTATCACTAGTCACTCAAGTAGATActagagaggagaaagattcccAACATGTGCAGGATACTAATGAAAAGTTAGCAACCTGAAATGGTAACAGGAACAGCCCCAACCAGGAAACTCATTCTGACGTCCACTACAGTACCTTGCACTAATCTTCACTGAACACTGCAATTGCTTTCCTTTTCAGTTTAATGATCCACCTCTATTTTGAACGCCATAATCGAATCTGACTCCaacacactctctggcagacagtTCCAGAGGTCAAAGTATTTTCAACATTAACGAAGTAAGTTTTGGATCCGCCCCAAAGACAATTCCGCTGGACTTTTGTTTCCAAACATTTACAGGAAGTTCTTGGTATGGTCACATTTCCAATTTAGTGTGTTTATTCCAATTTTATAACATATTGGGGTGGCACACTgcttagcattgctacctcacagcgcaagggacccaggttcaattccagcctcagttaacggtgtctgtgtggagtttgcatgtttttcctgtctgcacaggtttccttccacagtccaaagaggggCTTTGGTACATCTGTGTGGACCTCCTCCAGATAACAGAGGGCAATGGGGCACTGTGAGGATCAATAGATCAGACAATCAAATCAGTCAGCAAGTTCTCTCCGGGAGACTTGTCTCAAGAAAGGCAGCGGTTTCTTATCTCATCCATTCTCCTCCCCTccacaaactccacagacagtcaccccaagggtggaattgatccTTGGCTCCTGGtgtcatgaggcagcagtgctaatcactgagtcaccatgccacccctgagCCACCGTGGGGTTGCAGTCCAACGGAAAACAAAGAGTGCACCAACTCtcacactgcacccactgtcaggagAATCAGTCCTGGGGAGGAATCATGGCAGCATCAGCGGCAGAATCTGATTGTTgtgagcgctggtgcccccgctggtgcttccacaAGTTGCGGGAAAATGTAAAcctcttcccgcactcagggcagctgaagggcctctccccagtgtggactcgctggtgcttcagcagggcagaggaatcactgaagtccttcctgcactcggggcagctgaatggcctctcccccgtgtggacccgccggtgggtcatcagtgtggaggagcgggtaaagcccttcccgcactcggggcaggagaacggcttctctCCGGTGTGGACGCGCTGGTGCCtaagcagggcagaggaattgctgaaggccttcctgcactctggacaactgaatggcctctcccctgtgtggacccgcagGTGGGCCACGAGGTTAGAGGAAACagcaaagcccttcccgcacttggggcaGGAGAACGGTTTCTCAcaggtgtggatccgctggtgggtcagcaggttggagggcTGGGTAAAGCACTTTCCACACtggaggcaggagaatggcctctccccagtgtggacccgctggtgcctcagcaggtgggaagacctgctgaaggccatcccacactcggggcagctgaagggcttctcacCCGTGTGGACCCGCAGATGGGTCAGCAGAGCAGAAgagcgggtaaagcccttcctgcactcagggcaggagaacggcctttccccggtgtggacccactggtgtctctgcAGGgtagaggaatcactgaaggccttcctgcactcagggcagctgaatggcctctcccctctgtggacccgttggtgcttcagcaggtccgaggatttgctgaaggccttcccacactctgagcaggggaagggcctctccccggcgTGGACGcgctggtgggccagcaggtgggaggagtaggtgaagcccttcccacactcagggcaggagaatggcttctCTCTGGTGTGGACTCGGCGGTGGtcca of the Chiloscyllium punctatum isolate Juve2018m chromosome 36, sChiPun1.3, whole genome shotgun sequence genome contains:
- the LOC140460386 gene encoding uncharacterized protein, with the protein product MEKPEESRPEEKPWKCGDCGKGFRFPSALEIHRLSHTGEWPFPCPVCGKGFSDSTNLQIHQRVHTGERPFSCPECGKAFSNSSHLVRHQRVHTGERPFTCSQCGKSFICSYHMLRHQRVHTGERPFTCSQCGKGFTCSSHLRSHQRVHTGERPFSCTECGKAFRNYTSLLRHRQLHTGERPFPCHECGKAFSNSSDLLRHRRIHTGERPFSCTDCGKAFTRSSHLRSHQQVHESHTVEKPWKCCDCGRGFHAPSVLEIHRRSHTGERPFSCPECGKGFTCSSHLLDHRRVHTREKPFSCPECGKGFTYSSHLLAHQRVHAGERPFPCSECGKAFSKSSDLLKHQRVHRGERPFSCPECRKAFSDSSTLQRHQWVHTGERPFSCPECRKGFTRSSALLTHLRVHTGEKPFSCPECGMAFSRSSHLLRHQRVHTGERPFSCLQCGKCFTQPSNLLTHQRIHTCEKPFSCPKCGKGFAVSSNLVAHLRVHTGERPFSCPECRKAFSNSSALLRHQRVHTGEKPFSCPECGKGFTRSSTLMTHRRVHTGERPFSCPECRKDFSDSSALLKHQRVHTGERPFSCPECGKRFTFSRNLWKHQRGHQRSQQSDSAADAAMIPPQD